From the Paludisphaera mucosa genome, one window contains:
- a CDS encoding c-type cytochrome domain-containing protein, whose protein sequence is MRPRSTMILLLATSALVVTASPARAEDGGAKVTFADNVAAIFRNRCGSCHNPDKAKGGLNLETFGGTMQGGGSGAVIEPGDPDSSSLLASILQTEEPKMPPNAGKIPDAEIEIVRKWIEGGALETSGSKVATKAKPKMELKLDPSALGKPAGEPAMPVELATEPFTPDARPGAVVALAASPWAPLLAVGGHKQVLLYRTTDHHLMGVLPFPEGTIHVLKFSRGGDVLLVGGGRGGQSGIAVGFNVKTGERVFEVGKEYDAVLAADVSPDQSQVALGGPGRIVRVYSTADGSQQFEIKKHTDWITALEFSPDGVLLATGDRNSGLFVWEAATGREYLELRGHTTAITDVSWRLDSNVLASSSEDGTVKLWEMNEGKAIKNIAAHPPGVAAVQFAKDGRLATAGRDRVVRIWDANGGKTLDLEPFGDLALAVALSHDAGVVAGSDWSGAIRLWDVKDGHRLATLTPNPAPIAVRIDQARQQMAASTAEAEALAKELPSLQAAVGGAADIQAKAQAAFTAAEQASAKQAALVAEREAATNAKSAAVQDAALTAQGAEQIAAQAREGQAAAEKAVVDAEAGEKAAAGAMEASKSAVEKALAEKAAHDVVLAAAAEALKNAADPDAATKAAEELGRQAQRAGELIQALAAAGAGRSAAGTAVKQAVAVKAAAPQGVAPAQLRAKAAAFGLAAAADAVKRLEAEKAETDKLLAEARAGAQAATAVVADLKGKLDQANAAKAGADKALADKANPAAAAQARAAALKVEIDLLSAEKSRNPQGKAGLAIATP, encoded by the coding sequence ATGCGACCCCGATCCACTATGATCCTGCTCCTCGCGACATCCGCCCTGGTCGTCACGGCCTCGCCGGCGCGGGCCGAGGACGGCGGGGCGAAGGTCACGTTCGCCGACAACGTCGCGGCGATCTTCCGGAACCGATGCGGCTCCTGCCACAACCCGGACAAGGCCAAGGGGGGCCTGAACCTGGAGACGTTCGGCGGGACCATGCAGGGGGGCGGCTCGGGCGCGGTCATCGAGCCCGGCGATCCCGATTCGAGCTCGCTGCTCGCGTCGATCCTCCAGACCGAAGAGCCCAAGATGCCCCCCAACGCGGGCAAGATCCCCGACGCCGAGATCGAGATCGTGCGCAAGTGGATCGAAGGGGGAGCGCTCGAGACGTCGGGGAGCAAGGTGGCGACCAAGGCCAAGCCGAAGATGGAGTTAAAGCTCGACCCCTCCGCCCTCGGAAAGCCGGCCGGCGAGCCGGCCATGCCCGTCGAACTGGCGACCGAGCCGTTCACCCCCGACGCCCGGCCGGGCGCGGTCGTCGCCCTGGCGGCCAGCCCCTGGGCTCCCCTGCTGGCGGTCGGCGGGCATAAGCAAGTCTTGCTTTACCGGACGACCGATCACCACCTGATGGGCGTCCTGCCGTTCCCGGAGGGGACGATCCACGTCCTGAAGTTCAGCCGCGGCGGAGACGTCCTGCTCGTCGGCGGCGGCCGGGGCGGACAGTCGGGGATCGCGGTCGGCTTCAACGTCAAGACGGGCGAGCGGGTCTTCGAGGTCGGCAAGGAGTACGACGCCGTGCTCGCGGCCGACGTCAGCCCGGACCAGAGCCAGGTCGCGCTGGGAGGGCCGGGCCGGATCGTCCGCGTCTACAGCACCGCCGACGGATCGCAGCAGTTCGAGATCAAGAAGCACACCGACTGGATCACCGCCCTGGAATTCAGCCCGGACGGCGTGCTGCTCGCGACCGGGGACCGCAACAGCGGCCTGTTCGTCTGGGAAGCCGCGACGGGTCGCGAATATCTCGAGCTTCGAGGCCACACGACGGCGATCACCGACGTCTCGTGGCGTCTCGACTCGAACGTCCTGGCGTCTTCCAGCGAGGACGGGACGGTCAAGCTCTGGGAGATGAACGAGGGCAAGGCGATCAAGAACATCGCCGCCCACCCGCCGGGCGTCGCCGCGGTCCAGTTCGCGAAGGACGGCCGCCTCGCCACCGCCGGGCGCGACCGCGTCGTCCGGATCTGGGACGCGAACGGCGGCAAGACGCTGGACCTGGAACCGTTCGGCGACCTGGCCCTGGCCGTCGCCCTGAGCCATGACGCGGGCGTGGTCGCCGGCTCCGACTGGTCTGGGGCGATTCGGCTGTGGGACGTCAAGGACGGTCATCGCCTGGCGACGTTGACCCCCAACCCCGCGCCGATCGCCGTCCGAATCGATCAGGCCCGTCAGCAGATGGCCGCATCCACGGCCGAGGCGGAAGCACTCGCGAAGGAACTCCCCTCCCTCCAAGCCGCCGTCGGCGGTGCCGCCGACATCCAGGCCAAGGCCCAGGCGGCGTTCACGGCCGCCGAGCAGGCCTCGGCCAAGCAGGCCGCCCTGGTCGCCGAGCGGGAGGCCGCCACGAACGCCAAGTCAGCCGCCGTTCAGGACGCCGCCCTCACGGCCCAGGGGGCCGAGCAGATCGCCGCCCAGGCCCGCGAGGGCCAGGCCGCGGCCGAGAAGGCGGTCGTCGACGCCGAGGCCGGCGAGAAAGCCGCGGCCGGGGCCATGGAGGCCTCCAAATCGGCCGTCGAAAAGGCCCTCGCGGAGAAGGCCGCGCACGACGTGGTGCTCGCCGCCGCGGCCGAGGCCCTCAAGAACGCAGCCGATCCCGATGCCGCGACCAAGGCCGCCGAGGAACTCGGTCGCCAGGCCCAGCGGGCCGGCGAGCTGATCCAGGCCCTCGCCGCCGCCGGCGCCGGACGCTCCGCCGCGGGGACGGCCGTGAAGCAGGCCGTCGCCGTCAAGGCCGCCGCGCCTCAGGGCGTCGCGCCGGCGCAGCTTCGAGCGAAGGCCGCCGCCTTCGGGCTCGCCGCAGCCGCGGACGCCGTCAAGCGGCTGGAAGCCGAGAAGGCCGAGACCGACAAGCTACTCGCCGAGGCCCGCGCCGGGGCCCAGGCGGCCACGGCGGTCGTCGCCGACCTGAAGGGCAAGCTCGATCAGGCCAATGCCGCTAAGGCCGGTGCGGACAAGGCTCTCGCCGACAAGGCGAATCCGGCCGCCGCCGCCCAGGCGAGGGCCGCGGCCCTCAAGGTCGAAATCGACCTCCTCTCCGCGGAGAAGAGTCGCAATCCTCAAGGCAAGGCCGGACTGGCCATCGCCACTCCCTGA
- a CDS encoding DUF1549 and DUF1553 domain-containing protein, translating to MIQSTVAPSRALRKHLATLVLCGLTLSFASAGETTAPKPSALAALPDEPFAPEPTPTAGLVEIQVYPAAIQLNTARDQQSLVVQGMYSDGLTRDLTRDATFTPADPTLVVRDGATFRPKADGETSLAVAFGGKSATIPVKVAKAAVSEPLSFRLDVMPVFMRAGCNTGSCHGAARGKDGFRISLFGFDPEGDYFRLTREMVGRRINTALPADSTLLEKSVGSVQHSGGKRFEVDSDLYRTVHEWITVGAPNDDVSKLPKVVGVEIYPKTGVLDGKGSIQQLTVLARYSDGTDRDVTGRAVFLTNNDTSVAVGQDGLIKAGERGEAFVMARFETYTVGSQFIVLPKGLQFAYPDESTGNYIDELVADKLRKLRIAPSEICDDGTYVRRVYLDVVGVPPTVPEFERFMASTDPDKRAKVVDELLQRKEFSEIWVSKWAELLQIRTTLTVSYKSMFLYYNWLVEQLSKDMPMDQMVQELLGANGGTFKNPATNFYQTTTETLPLTENVAQVFMGMRIQCAQCHNHPFDRWTQDDYYSFAAFFSQIGRKQGEDYRELIVFNSGGGEMNHPVGGRVMPPKFLGGEVPDVAGKDRRVILAKWLASPQNPWFASSFANRVWAHFMGTGVVEPVDDFRVSNPASNPELLEALGKRFTESKYNLKTLVKDICTSRAYQRSTHRNDSNAGDERNFAHAQVRRIKAENLLDAISAVTNTKDKFQGLPVGARAVQIADGNSSTYFLTTFGRATRETACSCEVKMEPTLSQALHLLNGDTVNAKIQQGGVIAELMKAKPTAEERLADLYLRCLSRKPSAEELAKLTPVVAQAPDQAQALGDVFWALLNSREFLFNH from the coding sequence ATGATCCAGTCGACCGTCGCCCCGTCTCGGGCGTTGCGGAAGCATCTGGCGACTCTCGTCCTCTGCGGCTTGACGCTGAGCTTCGCGAGCGCCGGCGAGACGACGGCCCCGAAGCCCTCGGCGCTGGCCGCCTTGCCGGACGAGCCGTTCGCCCCCGAGCCGACGCCGACCGCCGGACTGGTCGAGATCCAGGTCTATCCGGCCGCGATCCAGCTCAACACGGCGCGCGACCAGCAGTCGCTCGTCGTCCAGGGCATGTACTCCGACGGCCTGACCCGCGACCTCACGCGCGACGCGACCTTCACCCCGGCCGACCCGACCCTGGTCGTCCGCGACGGTGCGACCTTCCGCCCCAAGGCCGACGGCGAGACGAGCCTGGCGGTCGCCTTCGGCGGCAAGTCGGCGACGATCCCGGTCAAGGTCGCCAAGGCGGCGGTCTCCGAGCCGCTCAGCTTCCGACTCGACGTCATGCCCGTCTTCATGCGCGCCGGGTGCAACACCGGCAGCTGCCACGGCGCGGCGAGGGGCAAGGACGGCTTCCGCATCTCCCTCTTCGGCTTCGATCCCGAGGGGGACTACTTCCGCCTCACCCGCGAGATGGTCGGCCGCCGCATCAACACGGCCCTACCCGCCGACAGCACCCTCCTCGAAAAGTCGGTCGGCTCCGTCCAGCACTCGGGCGGCAAGCGCTTCGAGGTCGACAGTGACCTGTATCGCACGGTCCACGAATGGATCACCGTCGGGGCCCCGAACGACGACGTCTCCAAGCTCCCCAAGGTCGTCGGCGTGGAGATCTATCCCAAGACCGGCGTGCTCGACGGCAAGGGGTCGATCCAGCAGTTGACCGTCCTGGCCAGGTATTCCGACGGCACCGACCGCGACGTGACGGGCCGGGCCGTCTTCCTGACGAACAACGACACCTCCGTCGCGGTCGGCCAGGACGGGCTCATCAAGGCAGGCGAACGCGGCGAAGCGTTCGTGATGGCGCGGTTCGAGACCTACACGGTCGGCTCCCAGTTCATCGTCCTGCCCAAGGGCCTGCAGTTCGCCTATCCGGACGAGTCGACCGGCAACTACATCGACGAGCTCGTGGCCGACAAGCTCCGCAAGCTCCGCATCGCCCCGTCCGAGATCTGCGACGACGGCACTTACGTCCGGCGGGTCTACCTCGACGTCGTCGGCGTCCCCCCCACGGTGCCGGAATTCGAGCGCTTCATGGCCTCGACCGACCCCGACAAGCGGGCCAAGGTGGTCGACGAGCTGCTCCAGCGCAAGGAGTTCTCGGAGATCTGGGTCAGCAAGTGGGCCGAGCTGCTCCAGATCCGGACCACGCTCACGGTCAGCTACAAATCGATGTTCCTGTATTACAACTGGCTCGTGGAGCAGCTCTCGAAGGACATGCCGATGGACCAGATGGTCCAGGAGCTGCTCGGGGCCAACGGCGGCACGTTCAAGAATCCCGCCACGAACTTCTACCAGACCACGACCGAGACCCTGCCGCTCACCGAGAACGTGGCCCAGGTCTTCATGGGCATGCGGATCCAGTGCGCCCAGTGCCACAACCACCCGTTCGATCGCTGGACGCAGGACGACTACTACAGCTTCGCGGCCTTCTTCTCGCAGATCGGTCGCAAGCAGGGCGAGGATTACCGCGAGCTGATCGTCTTCAACTCCGGCGGCGGCGAGATGAACCACCCCGTCGGCGGCCGCGTCATGCCGCCCAAGTTCCTGGGCGGCGAAGTCCCCGACGTGGCCGGCAAGGACCGCCGCGTGATCCTCGCGAAGTGGCTCGCCTCACCACAAAACCCCTGGTTCGCATCCTCGTTCGCGAACCGGGTCTGGGCCCATTTCATGGGCACCGGCGTGGTCGAGCCGGTCGACGACTTCCGCGTCAGCAACCCTGCGTCGAACCCCGAGCTTCTCGAAGCCCTCGGCAAGCGGTTCACCGAGAGCAAGTACAACCTGAAGACACTCGTCAAGGACATCTGCACCTCGCGGGCCTATCAGCGGTCGACCCATCGCAACGACAGCAACGCCGGCGACGAGCGCAATTTCGCCCACGCCCAAGTCCGCCGGATCAAGGCAGAGAACCTTCTCGACGCGATCAGCGCCGTGACCAACACGAAGGACAAGTTCCAGGGCCTTCCGGTCGGCGCCCGGGCCGTGCAGATCGCCGACGGCAACAGCTCGACCTATTTCCTGACCACCTTCGGCCGGGCGACTCGCGAGACCGCCTGCTCCTGCGAGGTCAAGATGGAGCCGACTCTCTCGCAGGCCCTGCACCTGCTCAACGGCGACACGGTCAACGCCAAGATCCAGCAGGGCGGCGTCATCGCCGAGCTGATGAAGGCGAAGCCCACCGCCGAGGAGCGGCTCGCCGACCTGTACCTCCGCTGCCTCTCGCGGAAGCCGTCCGCGGAGGAACTGGCCAAGTTGACCCCCGTCGTCGCCCAGGCCCCCGACCAGGCCCAGGCCCTCGGCGACGTGTTCTGGGCCCTGCTCAACAGTCGTGAATTCCTGTTCAACCATTGA
- a CDS encoding DUF1501 domain-containing protein, with protein MSRRGFLTVGALGIGSLTLADLLRSQARADLKTYEAIKPTADSVIHIFLPGGIAHQETFDPKPFAPVEYRGDMGSIPTKLDGERFSETLVQTAQLADKLTVIRSMTHGEAAHERGTHNMFTGYRPSPALQYPSFGSVISHEYGPKNNLPPYVCIPRMPNVYAGTGYLSSAFSPFSLGSEPSSKKFRVQDLNLPNGIDDTRFTARRTVLDAVNSYFHEREKSDNITAMDTFYDRAYSLISSQKAREAFDINAEPDAIRDEYGRNPAGQRMLLARRLVAAGVRMVNLEYGSWDLHAQIVPGMKGQMPAFDQAFAALIRDLDRQGLLARTLVMVSSEFGRTPKINKDGGRDHWPKVFSVVLAGGGSKAGQIYGSSNATGTEPEKDPIGPEDLATTVYHMMGIVADKELMAPGDRPIEIVDGGKVVKELLA; from the coding sequence ATGAGTCGTCGAGGCTTCCTCACGGTCGGCGCTCTCGGGATTGGGAGCCTGACGCTCGCCGACCTCCTGCGGAGCCAGGCCAGGGCCGATCTCAAGACGTATGAGGCGATCAAGCCGACGGCCGACTCGGTGATCCACATCTTCCTGCCCGGCGGCATCGCCCATCAGGAGACTTTCGATCCCAAGCCCTTCGCCCCCGTCGAGTACCGGGGCGACATGGGCTCGATCCCGACCAAGCTCGACGGCGAGCGGTTCAGCGAGACCCTCGTCCAGACCGCCCAGCTCGCCGACAAGCTGACGGTCATCCGCTCGATGACGCACGGCGAGGCCGCCCACGAGCGCGGCACGCACAATATGTTCACGGGCTATCGCCCCAGCCCGGCTCTCCAGTACCCCAGCTTCGGCAGCGTGATTTCGCACGAGTACGGCCCCAAGAACAACCTCCCGCCGTACGTCTGCATCCCCCGGATGCCCAACGTGTACGCCGGGACGGGTTACCTCAGCTCGGCCTTCTCGCCGTTCAGCCTGGGGAGCGAACCCTCGTCCAAGAAATTCCGGGTCCAGGACCTGAACCTGCCCAACGGCATCGACGACACCCGATTCACAGCGCGCCGCACCGTGCTCGACGCCGTGAACTCGTACTTCCACGAGCGTGAGAAGAGCGACAACATCACCGCGATGGACACCTTCTACGACCGGGCCTACAGCCTGATCAGCTCGCAGAAGGCCCGCGAGGCGTTCGACATCAACGCCGAGCCCGACGCGATCCGCGACGAATACGGCCGAAACCCCGCCGGCCAGCGGATGCTCTTGGCCCGGCGGCTGGTAGCCGCGGGCGTCCGGATGGTGAACCTCGAATATGGAAGCTGGGACCTCCACGCCCAGATCGTCCCGGGCATGAAGGGCCAGATGCCGGCCTTCGACCAGGCGTTCGCCGCCCTGATCCGCGACCTCGATCGTCAGGGCCTGCTCGCCCGGACCCTCGTCATGGTCTCCAGCGAGTTCGGCCGCACCCCCAAGATCAACAAGGACGGCGGTCGCGACCACTGGCCGAAGGTGTTCAGCGTGGTCCTCGCGGGCGGCGGCTCCAAGGCGGGCCAGATCTATGGCTCCTCGAACGCCACGGGCACGGAGCCCGAGAAGGACCCGATCGGCCCGGAAGACCTGGCGACGACGGTCTACCACATGATGGGGATCGTGGCCGACAAGGAACTCATGGCCCCCGGCGACCGCCCGATCGAGATCGTCGACGGCGGCAAGGTCGTCAAGGAACTCCTCGCCTGA
- a CDS encoding PPC domain-containing protein — translation MRRARLSPSLPAVVLTLIVAFATTATASSPSLTAVRPMGGRRGTEVEVVFSGARLGDAQEVLFYQPGVVATAITKVDDNSFKAKVQIAPDSPLGFHDLRVRTATGVSELRGFSVGAMPEVVEVEPNNAFEAPQAIPMNVVVNGVAENEDVDYFVVEAKKGERVSVEVEGMRLGIILFDPYVAILNAKRFELASSDDAALLWQDGFASILAPEDGKYIVQVRESAYAGNGSCLYRLHVGNFPRSTGVMPPGGKPGQTVAVRWIGDPAGEAKSDVALPTEARLGWGVQRQDEKGLSPYPNAFRLVNLDNAMEVEPNDDQATATPFTAPAALNGVLEKAGDADHYVFAGKKGQVFDFKVFGRQIRSPIDAVLYLAKKGGGAFAGSDDAVGPDSYFRQTLPEDGEYVVSIVDQLKKGGPDYVYRIEISPPEPKLTVSTPAEQIMLGTGVMAVSVPKGGRQAILIQGSRADFGGDVVFNAAGLPPGVEMEAPALAASQALVPVLFKAKPDAAPAGALVDVSGKAADPKVPVRSEFNTLSAFVLAPNNNGIIMWSRSIDRLAVAVTEEAPYAIEIVQPKVPLVRSGQMGLKVKAIRKPDFKAAIAVSLPWNPPGVGSGGGVAIPEGQDEAVIPMNADGNAELRTWKIVVNGSSSGPTGPIMVSSQLADLTVAAPYLGLTFQAAGVEQGKEVDMAVAVAKNVDFAGEATVMLVGLPNKATTDVKKITKDSTDLTYHIKTDPASPVGKHANLFCQVVVVQDGEPIVHNIGTGTLQIDAPLPPKPAPAAAPAPAAAPAPAAAPPPAEAPAKPLSRLEKLRLDAKQKQAGTP, via the coding sequence ATGCGCCGAGCCCGCCTGAGCCCCTCCCTCCCGGCCGTCGTCCTGACGCTGATCGTCGCCTTCGCGACCACCGCGACGGCCTCATCGCCCAGCCTCACAGCCGTCCGGCCGATGGGCGGTCGGCGCGGAACCGAGGTGGAGGTCGTCTTCTCGGGGGCGCGATTGGGCGACGCCCAGGAAGTGCTCTTCTACCAGCCCGGCGTCGTCGCGACCGCGATCACCAAGGTCGACGACAACAGCTTCAAGGCCAAGGTCCAGATCGCCCCCGACTCGCCGCTCGGCTTCCACGACCTGCGCGTCCGCACGGCGACCGGCGTGAGCGAGCTGCGAGGATTCAGCGTCGGGGCCATGCCGGAGGTCGTCGAGGTCGAGCCCAACAACGCCTTCGAAGCCCCCCAGGCCATCCCGATGAACGTCGTGGTCAACGGCGTCGCCGAGAACGAGGACGTCGACTACTTCGTCGTGGAGGCGAAGAAGGGCGAGCGGGTCTCGGTCGAGGTCGAGGGGATGCGGCTGGGGATCATCCTCTTCGATCCATACGTCGCGATCCTCAACGCGAAGCGGTTCGAGCTGGCGTCGAGCGACGACGCCGCCCTGCTCTGGCAGGACGGCTTCGCCTCGATCCTCGCCCCCGAGGACGGGAAGTACATCGTCCAGGTCCGAGAGAGCGCCTACGCCGGCAACGGCTCCTGCCTCTACCGGCTGCACGTCGGCAATTTCCCCCGCTCGACCGGCGTCATGCCTCCCGGCGGCAAACCGGGGCAGACGGTCGCCGTCCGCTGGATCGGCGACCCGGCCGGAGAAGCGAAGTCGGACGTCGCCCTGCCGACCGAGGCTCGGCTGGGCTGGGGCGTCCAGCGACAGGACGAGAAGGGGCTCTCGCCCTACCCCAATGCGTTCCGGCTCGTGAACCTGGACAATGCGATGGAAGTCGAGCCCAACGACGACCAGGCCACGGCCACCCCCTTCACCGCCCCCGCCGCCCTCAACGGCGTGCTGGAGAAGGCGGGCGACGCCGATCATTACGTCTTCGCCGGCAAGAAAGGCCAGGTCTTCGACTTCAAGGTCTTCGGCCGGCAAATCCGTTCGCCGATCGACGCGGTCCTCTATCTCGCCAAGAAGGGGGGAGGCGCATTTGCCGGCAGCGACGACGCCGTGGGTCCCGACAGCTACTTCCGCCAGACGCTCCCCGAGGATGGCGAATACGTCGTCTCGATCGTCGACCAGCTCAAGAAGGGCGGACCCGACTACGTCTACCGGATCGAGATCTCCCCGCCCGAGCCCAAACTGACCGTGTCGACCCCCGCCGAGCAGATCATGCTCGGCACGGGCGTCATGGCCGTCAGCGTGCCCAAGGGAGGTCGCCAGGCGATCCTCATCCAGGGGAGCCGGGCCGACTTCGGCGGCGACGTGGTCTTCAACGCCGCCGGTCTGCCCCCGGGCGTGGAGATGGAAGCCCCGGCGCTGGCCGCCAGCCAGGCCCTCGTGCCGGTCCTCTTCAAGGCGAAGCCGGACGCCGCCCCCGCGGGCGCGCTCGTCGACGTTTCGGGCAAGGCGGCCGACCCCAAGGTGCCGGTCCGATCCGAGTTCAACACCCTTTCGGCCTTCGTTCTCGCCCCGAACAACAACGGCATCATCATGTGGTCGCGGAGCATCGACCGCCTGGCGGTGGCCGTGACCGAAGAAGCCCCCTACGCGATCGAGATCGTCCAGCCCAAGGTGCCCCTCGTGCGAAGCGGCCAGATGGGCCTGAAGGTCAAGGCGATCCGCAAGCCCGACTTCAAGGCGGCGATCGCCGTCTCCCTGCCCTGGAATCCCCCGGGCGTGGGCTCGGGCGGCGGCGTGGCGATTCCTGAAGGCCAGGACGAAGCCGTCATCCCAATGAACGCCGACGGCAACGCCGAGCTGCGAACTTGGAAGATCGTCGTCAACGGCTCGTCTTCCGGCCCCACGGGGCCGATCATGGTCTCCTCGCAGCTCGCCGACTTGACCGTCGCCGCGCCTTACCTGGGGCTGACCTTCCAGGCGGCGGGCGTCGAGCAGGGCAAGGAAGTCGACATGGCCGTGGCGGTCGCCAAGAACGTCGACTTCGCGGGCGAAGCGACCGTGATGCTCGTCGGCCTGCCCAACAAGGCGACGACCGACGTCAAGAAGATCACCAAGGACAGCACCGACCTGACGTACCACATCAAGACCGACCCCGCCTCGCCGGTCGGCAAGCACGCGAATCTGTTCTGCCAGGTCGTGGTCGTCCAGGACGGCGAACCGATCGTCCACAACATCGGGACCGGCACGCTCCAGATCGACGCCCCCCTGCCCCCCAAGCCGGCCCCGGCCGCCGCACCGGCCCCCGCGGCCGCCCCGGCCCCGGCCGCAGCGCCGCCGCCGGCCGAAGCCCCCGCCAAGCCGCTGAGCCGGCTGGAGAAGCTGCGGCTCGACGCCAAGCAGAAGCAGGCAGGCACCCCATGA
- a CDS encoding acetyl ornithine aminotransferase family protein — protein MVALHRDEPRILGPVPGPKSEAWLERDDRFMSPSYTRTYPLVVRRAKGAMIEDMDGNRFLDFTAGIAVTNVGHSHPKVVEAIVRQSKRLIHMSGTDFYYAPQIKLAERLADIAPGNTAKRVFYTNSGAESIEAALKLSRKHTRRPRVIAFLRGFHGRTYGAMSLSASKPLHRQGFAPLVADIHHATYNDLASVEQLFKTVCSAEETAAIFVEPIQGEGGYIVPDEGFLPGLRKICDEHGILLVVDEIQSGFGRTGKMFACEHWGVEPDILCLAKGIANGLPLGAIVAKAHVMDWPPGSHASTFGGNPVACAAALASIDLIEAKYARNAVVRGAQLVAGLKSLAVANPMIREIRGKGLMIGMEIQDESGSPAAGLRDQIIDCAFYRGLLLLPCGPSTVRFCPPLCLSRRQVDIGLDLVGAALADVQSVDKAQL, from the coding sequence ATGGTCGCACTGCATCGAGACGAGCCCCGGATCCTCGGGCCCGTGCCCGGTCCCAAGAGCGAGGCCTGGCTTGAGCGCGACGACCGCTTCATGTCCCCGTCCTACACCCGCACGTACCCCTTGGTCGTCCGTCGCGCCAAGGGGGCGATGATCGAGGACATGGACGGCAACCGCTTCCTCGACTTCACGGCCGGGATCGCGGTGACGAACGTCGGCCATTCCCATCCGAAGGTCGTCGAGGCGATCGTCCGCCAGAGCAAGCGGCTGATCCACATGTCGGGCACGGACTTCTACTACGCCCCCCAGATCAAGCTGGCGGAGCGGCTGGCGGACATCGCGCCCGGGAACACCGCCAAGCGGGTCTTCTACACGAACAGCGGGGCCGAATCGATCGAGGCCGCGCTGAAGCTGTCGCGCAAGCATACGCGTCGCCCGCGCGTGATCGCGTTCCTCCGGGGATTTCACGGCCGGACTTACGGGGCGATGTCGCTCTCGGCCTCCAAGCCGCTCCACCGCCAGGGCTTCGCGCCCCTGGTCGCCGACATCCACCACGCGACCTACAACGACCTGGCCAGCGTCGAGCAACTGTTCAAGACGGTCTGCTCGGCCGAGGAGACGGCCGCGATCTTCGTCGAGCCGATCCAGGGCGAGGGCGGTTACATCGTCCCCGACGAAGGCTTCCTGCCGGGGCTCCGCAAGATCTGCGACGAGCACGGCATCCTACTGGTCGTCGACGAGATCCAGTCCGGGTTCGGTCGGACGGGCAAGATGTTCGCGTGCGAGCACTGGGGCGTCGAGCCCGACATCCTCTGCCTCGCGAAGGGGATCGCCAACGGCCTGCCTCTGGGCGCGATCGTCGCCAAGGCCCACGTCATGGACTGGCCCCCGGGCAGCCACGCGTCGACGTTCGGCGGCAACCCCGTCGCCTGCGCCGCGGCCCTGGCGTCGATCGATCTCATCGAGGCGAAATACGCCCGCAACGCCGTCGTCCGGGGCGCCCAGCTCGTAGCGGGTCTCAAATCGCTGGCGGTCGCGAACCCCATGATCCGCGAGATCCGCGGCAAAGGCCTGATGATCGGCATGGAGATCCAGGACGAGTCGGGCTCGCCGGCCGCCGGCTTACGCGATCAAATCATCGACTGCGCCTTCTACCGCGGCCTGCTGCTGCTTCCTTGCGGCCCCAGCACGGTACGTTTCTGTCCCCCCTTGTGCCTCTCAAGGCGGCAGGTCGATATCGGCCTGGACCTGGTGGGGGCGGCCCTCGCCGACGTGCAATCCGTCGACAAGGCGCAGCTCTGA